A DNA window from Candidatus Eremiobacteraceae bacterium contains the following coding sequences:
- a CDS encoding adenylate/guanylate cyclase domain-containing protein, which produces MAEADELTASEYRARSFPSGIVAFLFTDIEGSTQRWDRHHDAMDAAVKRHDAILRGAIESHGGYVFKTVGDAFCASFARASDAIVAAVEIQRGLATEDFGDVEGVRVRAGLHVGEASERDGDYFGTAVNRVARLMSIGHGGQVLLSGRARDLIDAALPSETSLLDLGSRRLKDLTEPERVWQLNIDGLQREFPPLNSLDARPNNLPAQLTVLVGREVDVDEVKVLVEKHRLVTLLGSGGVGKTRLALQAAAELVDGYPNGVWFVDLAPISDPELVSSVVARALGVAQAQGRRVDETLVEWLKLKQLVLILDNCEHLVEAAALLADAIVQTCPEVRILSTSRQALGIHGERVHRLPSLSVPAHAESMHAVESLQFGAIALFAERASAADARFRLTDETASIVADICRRLDGIPLAIELAAARVKVLSIPNLATRLNDRFKLLTGGSRVAMPRQKTLIALIDWSYDLLTSREQTLFARIAIFAGGFGLHAVTAVCASEDIESDDILDLLSSLSDKSLLVIDTTIAQERYRLLESTRAYALGKLGDANERERFARKHAEYFRDRAKAADENFYDSARMAWLAQEELELDNYRAALDWSLADAKDVPLGAAIAGVHGKLWTMGGLIVEGRYWIVRAQAGLDELTHPREAARLWLSLADMSFAKPKLEYAERALALFEPLGDRQRSATALFDIAFALFQMGRLEDAEREIDRSMAAARECGDRRGIASCLSLKGLYYRSPGCDVAASRTLLAQSIEIFKSLGDERGAAAACGNLAELEFSTGDVEKAMHLVREALETNAGGKEAIILAIDHTNLAAYCIAANDVNAARVAAREGLKWALQGHHALGIAIVLQHFALLGALCNNVDVAARLIGHVDAYFEVLAYQREYTERWCHDKLMVALREHLTESEIDRLAAEGARWSEDLAVEQAMAV; this is translated from the coding sequence ATGGCAGAGGCAGACGAGCTGACGGCTTCTGAATACCGGGCGCGATCTTTTCCCTCGGGCATCGTGGCATTTCTCTTTACCGATATCGAAGGATCGACGCAGCGTTGGGACCGGCACCACGACGCGATGGATGCTGCCGTCAAGCGCCACGACGCAATCCTTCGCGGCGCGATCGAATCTCATGGAGGCTACGTCTTCAAAACTGTTGGCGACGCATTTTGCGCCTCGTTCGCTCGCGCGTCGGACGCCATCGTAGCCGCAGTCGAGATCCAACGCGGCTTGGCGACTGAGGACTTCGGGGACGTGGAAGGCGTGCGCGTCAGAGCCGGACTACACGTCGGGGAAGCATCCGAACGTGACGGCGACTATTTCGGCACCGCGGTAAATCGGGTAGCGCGCCTCATGTCTATCGGCCACGGTGGTCAAGTGCTCCTGTCCGGCAGAGCGCGTGATCTGATCGACGCTGCCTTGCCGTCCGAAACTTCATTGCTCGACCTCGGGTCGCGGCGGCTCAAGGATCTCACAGAGCCGGAACGCGTCTGGCAACTCAACATCGACGGGCTGCAGAGAGAATTTCCGCCGCTCAACTCGCTCGACGCGCGGCCAAACAACCTTCCCGCACAATTAACTGTGCTCGTCGGTCGTGAGGTGGACGTCGACGAGGTCAAGGTCCTTGTCGAAAAACATCGGCTCGTAACGCTGCTCGGCTCGGGCGGTGTTGGAAAAACTCGACTTGCGCTACAAGCTGCCGCTGAATTGGTCGACGGATACCCGAATGGTGTCTGGTTTGTCGACCTGGCGCCAATCAGCGATCCTGAACTCGTCTCAAGCGTCGTAGCCCGAGCACTCGGCGTTGCGCAAGCGCAAGGACGTCGCGTCGATGAGACCCTCGTGGAATGGCTAAAACTCAAGCAGCTCGTGTTGATCCTCGACAACTGCGAACACCTGGTGGAGGCGGCGGCGTTGCTTGCAGACGCCATCGTCCAGACCTGCCCAGAGGTTCGGATCTTATCGACATCGCGGCAGGCGCTCGGCATACACGGGGAAAGGGTGCATCGGCTCCCGTCACTCTCAGTACCGGCGCATGCCGAGAGTATGCATGCTGTCGAATCTTTGCAATTCGGTGCGATAGCGCTCTTCGCCGAACGCGCCAGCGCTGCAGACGCACGTTTTCGCCTCACCGATGAAACCGCGTCGATTGTCGCGGACATCTGTAGACGCTTGGACGGTATTCCGCTGGCCATCGAGCTTGCTGCGGCGCGCGTCAAAGTACTCTCAATCCCAAACCTTGCGACGCGCCTCAATGACCGCTTCAAGCTTCTCACCGGAGGAAGCCGTGTCGCGATGCCACGTCAGAAGACCCTGATCGCGCTCATCGACTGGAGCTACGATCTGCTCACCTCTCGGGAGCAGACATTGTTCGCACGCATCGCGATCTTCGCGGGCGGCTTCGGCCTTCACGCCGTCACGGCGGTTTGCGCTAGCGAGGACATCGAAAGCGATGACATTTTGGATCTGCTGTCGTCACTTTCCGACAAGTCGTTGCTCGTTATAGACACAACGATTGCGCAAGAACGCTACCGTCTGCTCGAATCCACGCGCGCGTATGCGCTGGGGAAGCTTGGCGACGCAAATGAGCGCGAGCGCTTTGCTCGTAAACATGCAGAATACTTTCGCGACCGGGCCAAGGCAGCAGATGAGAACTTTTACGATTCAGCACGAATGGCGTGGCTCGCGCAAGAGGAGCTCGAACTTGACAACTATCGCGCGGCGCTTGACTGGTCGCTCGCCGACGCGAAGGACGTTCCGCTCGGAGCCGCCATCGCCGGAGTGCACGGAAAGCTGTGGACTATGGGCGGACTCATCGTCGAGGGTCGGTACTGGATCGTTCGCGCGCAAGCCGGCCTCGACGAGTTGACGCACCCGCGGGAGGCGGCCCGGCTTTGGCTGTCGCTCGCGGATATGTCCTTCGCGAAGCCCAAGCTTGAGTATGCGGAGCGCGCGCTTGCCCTCTTCGAACCGCTCGGTGACCGACAGAGGTCGGCGACGGCGCTCTTCGACATCGCATTCGCTCTTTTTCAGATGGGGCGGCTCGAGGACGCCGAACGCGAAATTGACCGTTCGATGGCAGCCGCGCGCGAGTGCGGGGATCGTCGGGGCATTGCAAGCTGCCTTAGCCTGAAGGGACTTTATTACCGGTCGCCAGGATGCGACGTCGCCGCTTCTCGCACGCTGCTCGCTCAGTCGATCGAAATTTTTAAGTCTCTTGGAGATGAACGCGGCGCCGCCGCGGCTTGCGGAAACCTAGCCGAGCTCGAATTCTCGACTGGAGACGTCGAGAAGGCCATGCACCTGGTGCGGGAGGCTCTTGAAACCAACGCCGGCGGCAAAGAGGCGATCATACTGGCGATCGATCACACGAACCTGGCGGCATACTGCATCGCCGCGAACGATGTGAATGCGGCTCGCGTCGCAGCACGCGAGGGCCTGAAGTGGGCGTTGCAAGGCCACCATGCGCTCGGCATTGCGATCGTCTTGCAGCATTTCGCGCTACTCGGTGCGCTGTGCAATAACGTGGACGTTGCTGCTCGACTCATCGGCCATGTCGATGCGTATTTCGAAGTGCTCGCGTACCAACGTGAGTACACCGAGCGGTGGTGCCACGATAAGCTCATGGTCGCGCTGCGCGAACATCTCACCGAATCCGAAATCGATCGGCTTGCGGCCGAAGGCGCTCGGTGGTCGGAGGATCTGGCCGTCGAACAAGCGATGGCGGTGTAA